Below is a genomic region from Procambarus clarkii isolate CNS0578487 chromosome 27, FALCON_Pclarkii_2.0, whole genome shotgun sequence.
TTCTGAGACGCCTAACTTACCAGTCTCTACAATACATGATTTTGAAGCTGTACTTGTAGACTGTTGCAGCTGAACGTCAACTTAAAGAGTGTCTAGTAGTCTTGATACATATTACAGCAGTGTTCTCAGTCACCTACAGCAGTGTTCTCAGTCACCTACAGCAGTGTTCTCAGTCACCTACAGCAGTGTTCTCAGTCACCTACAGCAGTGTTCTCAGTCACCTACAGCAGTGTTCTCAGTCACCTACAGCAGTGTTCTCAGTCACCTACAGCAGTGTTCTCAGTCACCTACAGCAGTGTTCTCAGTCACCTACAGCAGTGTTCTCAGTCACCTACAGCAGTGTTCTCAGTCACCTACAGCAGTGTTCTCAGTCACCTACAGCAGTGTTCTCAGTCACCTACAGCAGTGTTCTCAGTCACCTACAGCAGTGTTCTCAGTCACCTACAGCAGTGTTCTCAGTCACCTACAGCAGTGTTCTCAGTCACCTACAGCAGTGTTCTCAGTCACCTACAGCAGTGTTCTCAGTCACCTACAGCAGTGTTCTCAGTCACCTACAGCAGTGTTCTCAGTCACCTACAGCAGTGTTCTCAGTCACCTACAGCAGTGTTCTCAGTCACCTACAGCAGTGTTCTCAGTCACCTACAGCAGTGTTCTCAGTCACCTACAGCAGTGTTCTCAGTCACCTACAGCAGTGTTCTCAGTCACCTACAGCAGTGTTCTCAGTCACCTACAGCAGTGTTCTCAGTCACCTACAGCAGTGTTCTCAGTCACCTACAGCAGTGTTCTCAGTCACCTACAGCAGTGTTCTCAGTCACCTACAGCAGTGTTCTCAGTCACCTACAGAaagaattaaaataaaaaaacagcagcagcagcatccagCCTAGCAGAGATGTGCGCACTGGATGTGCATCGGGGGGATGGTGGCTGAGCGAACAGAACACTGCACACAtaatcctgtgatcccgggttcgatctcgggcgccggcgaaaaacaatgggcaggttCTCTcaccctccaaaggatacctgatcaaccaggctgtgactcatacgtcaggctgcgagcagccgcgtccaacagcctggttgatcagtccggcaaccaggaggcctggtcgacgaccgggccgcggggacgctaagccccggaagcacctcagggtaacctcaaggtaaccctgatgcccctgttacctagcagtaaataggtacctgggagttagtcagctgtcatgggctgcttcctgggggtggatccctggtcgaggaccgggccgcgaggacactaagccccgaaatcatctcaagataacctcaagataactgtggCGTATATCGCAGCGAGACGTTCCTTAACGTTGAAGAGAAATTGGCTACGTTAATCTAGCAAcagatatgctaattactgtactcACGGGGAAGTCAATTAAATAATAAGCAACATAAGAGCGTGACCGCAAGCCAGGTCTGGAATCACGGCTTTACCTAATAATGTAAAACTATGTCACTCAAAACTGTTTTTAAGCTCTAAACAACCTCCCCCTTACCGTCCACCACATGTGtccaggagcaggtggtggtctcTCTTGTATCtcttatacatatgtatgtatgtactcttgTATCtcttatacatatgtatgtatgtactcttgTATCtcttatacatatgtatgtacgcTTGTATCtcttatacatatgtatgtactcTTGTATCTCTTATGTATAAGAGATACAAgcgtacatacatatgtataagaGATACAAgagtacatacatatgtatatgtatgtatgtactcttgTATCtcttatacatatgtatgtatgtacgcttgTATCTTGCCTCACTGGAGATTGACTCTGCTCAACTCTTTCATTCATAATTTTCCTTATGGGACTTCAAATACAACACTCAGACGATTGTAGCACAATGTTGAACCTGGACGATCCGTGACATCAAACCATCTAAGTGATGTTCCGTGGACCAATCATGGGCGTCTCGGTGATGTATGATGTAATTGGTGACCTCACATTGAACAAATCCTACCAGATAACCTGTAAGATATCATCCATGGGTAGGACAGAGTCCTCGAGGCTGTCACCATATTTGATCAGCATACTACTTAATAACTCAAATTCGACCAAACGTCatccatatataacaaaattatgCAACCAACTATGAATAAAATTTGAGGAAGACTATATCGTCTCCAAGACATCTGGGGGGAGTCTACCGTCTCCCTCATCAGAGGCGGACTCCATACATATAGTTTAAAAAAAATGCACCAGAAAAAGTTCAGCTACACTAATCGATCGAAGGTTAATAGGCGGGCCCAGGAGATGAAGCTCA
It encodes:
- the LOC138369117 gene encoding uncharacterized protein codes for the protein MSPEAHIKSTSSVAYARLANIRTAFRNMSVFSVTYSSVLSHLQQCSQSPTAVFSVTYSSVLSHLQQCSQSPTAVFSVTYSSVLSHLQQCSQSPTAVFSVTYSSVLSHLQQCSQSPTAVFSVTYSSVLSHLQQCSQSPTAVFSVTYSSVLSHLQQCSQSPTAVFSVTYSSVLSHLQQCSQSPTAVFSVTYSSVLSHLQQCSQSPTAVFSVTYSSVLSHLQQCSQSPTAVFSVTYSSVLSHLQQCSQSPTAVFSVTYSSVLSHLQQCSQSPTERIKIKKQQQQHPA